One Meleagris gallopavo isolate NT-WF06-2002-E0010 breed Aviagen turkey brand Nicholas breeding stock chromosome 11, Turkey_5.1, whole genome shotgun sequence genomic region harbors:
- the LOC104912570 gene encoding putative coiled-coil domain-containing protein 195: MERNTHLLQVIREMHSQIDKLERENQMLREELRTCGLSAAVGGGSGEMGGPHCPTEGPDALPTVPVDQADTTMTVRRYSTAASAPSRPHRASKQPPSSRQLEERGRADSHACPTAAQHLSDVGRGLGKSPANCFSSGSSSKMRLFQEHVRRCRGKVKAVSFLLPMDVSYAANQGSFKSLQNRDTKQLSTITEKDM; the protein is encoded by the exons ATGGAAAGGAACACGCACCTCCTTCAGGTCATCCGCGAGATGCACTCCCAGATCGACAAGCTGGAGCGGGAGAACCAGATGCTGAGAGAAGAGCTGCGTACCTGcgggctgagtgctgctgtgggaggtGGCAGTGGGGAGATGGGCGGCCCGCACTGCCCCACAGAAGGACCTGATGCATTGCCCACGGTCCCAGTGGATCAGGCAG ACACCACCATGACGGTGCGGCGCTACTCCACTGCAGCATCAGCACCCTCAAGGCCTCACCGTGCCAGCAAGCAGCCCCcgagcagcaggcagctggaggAGCGGGGCAGGGCCGATTCGCATGCCTgtcccactgcagcacagcacctcAGCGATGTAGGCAGAGGCCTTGGGAAGAGCCCAGCCAACTGCTTCTCCAGCGGCAGTTCCAGCAAAATGAGGCTGTTCCAGGAGCATGTCCGCAGGTGCAG GGGTAAAGTAAAGGCTGTTAGTTTCCTGTTACCAATGGATGTGTCTTATGCTGCAAATCAAGGTTCTTTCAAAAGCCTGCAAAATCGGGACACAAAACAGTTAAGTACCATCACTGAAAAGGATATGTGA